One part of the Marinobacter sp. M3C genome encodes these proteins:
- the coxB gene encoding cytochrome c oxidase subunit II, with the protein MRAHANRALALCGLALFPVMSMADWTMNMSPGVTQTSNDIYGLHMTILWICVVIGVVVFGVMFWSIFAHRKSRGHKPANFHENTTVEVLWTIIPLVILVAMAIPATVTLIDMYDTTEADVDIKITGYQWKWKYDYLDDEFGYFSSLSTPRDQINNRQAKGENYLLEVDKPLVVPVGQKVRLLMTANDVIHSWWVPEFGLKKDAIPGFINEAWIRVDTPGTYRGQCTELCGKDHGFMPIVVEAVPQAEYQIWVGEQRAAAEKEKELTQKEWTMADLMERGEQSYQSACAACHQADGSGLPPSFPALRGSAIAVGDIAGHIDIVVNGKRGTAMQAFGEQLNEVDIAAIITYERNAWGNNVGDMVTPKEIFDYKSQQQQ; encoded by the coding sequence ATGCGTGCGCACGCAAATCGGGCTTTGGCCCTATGCGGCTTGGCTCTGTTCCCGGTGATGTCCATGGCGGACTGGACCATGAACATGAGCCCCGGTGTTACCCAGACTAGCAACGACATTTACGGTTTACACATGACCATTCTGTGGATTTGTGTTGTTATCGGTGTTGTAGTGTTCGGCGTCATGTTCTGGTCGATCTTCGCCCATCGTAAGTCTCGCGGTCACAAACCCGCGAACTTCCACGAGAACACCACGGTGGAAGTGCTTTGGACCATCATTCCTTTGGTTATCCTTGTGGCTATGGCGATTCCGGCCACCGTTACGCTGATTGATATGTATGACACCACCGAAGCCGATGTGGACATCAAGATCACCGGTTATCAGTGGAAGTGGAAATACGATTACCTGGACGACGAGTTCGGTTATTTCTCCAGTTTGAGCACCCCCCGCGACCAGATTAATAACCGCCAGGCCAAAGGTGAAAATTACCTGCTGGAAGTCGATAAACCGCTGGTGGTGCCGGTCGGCCAGAAAGTGCGGTTATTGATGACCGCAAACGATGTAATTCACTCTTGGTGGGTGCCAGAGTTCGGGCTGAAAAAAGACGCGATTCCCGGTTTTATCAACGAAGCCTGGATTCGGGTGGACACGCCGGGCACCTATCGTGGTCAGTGCACCGAGTTGTGCGGTAAAGACCACGGCTTTATGCCCATTGTTGTAGAAGCGGTGCCGCAGGCCGAATACCAGATCTGGGTTGGTGAGCAGCGCGCTGCGGCCGAGAAAGAAAAAGAGCTGACTCAGAAAGAATGGACCATGGCTGATCTGATGGAGCGCGGTGAGCAAAGCTATCAAAGTGCTTGTGCAGCCTGCCATCAGGCCGATGGCAGCGGCTTGCCGCCGTCATTTCCGGCTTTGCGTGGCAGTGCTATCGCCGTCGGTGACATAGCTGGCCATATCGATATTGTAGTCAACGGCAAGCGCGGTACCGCCATGCAAGCCTTTGGCGAGCAGCTCAACGAGGTCGATATTGCGGCGATTATCACCTATGAGCGTAACGCCTGGGGTAACAACGTGGGCGACATGGTGACGCCCAAAGAAATTTTTGATTACAAAAGCCAGCAACAACAGTGA